CGTGGCTTTGCTGAAGCTGGGATCGCTCCGAAGAATTTGCGACAGGCTTGTCTGTCCGGCGGCGTGACCGATCGAGAAAATCGTGCCGAGCGTCGAAACCACCACCTCTTTTGCCGCGAGGCCCGTGACCAGCGAGATGCCGATGCGCCAGTCGAAGCCGAGCGGGCGGATGAGCGGTTCGAGCAGTTTCCCGCTCCGTCCGGCGAGCGAGTATTCGAGCTGGCCTGCGTCGATTCGCGCTTTGAGCTTCTGCAACTGCTCCGCTTTCAGCTCCGGTGCGACCGCCGTTGCCTCGATCTTCGCCTTCTCTTGTGCAAGCTCCGCGTCGAGCGCCGAGCTGCGCGGGAAGTTGCTCGCCGCCCAAATCACGATTACCGCGCCGAGAATCAGCGTTCCGGCTTTTTTGAGGTACATCACGGCCTTCATCCGCGCCTGAAATACCACCGAAGTGAGCGTCGGCCAGCGGTAGGGCGGCAGCTCCATCACGAAGGGCTCCGAGTCGCTCTTCAGCACGGTCGATTTCAGCAGCCACGCCGTCCAGAGGCCGATCATGATGCCGAGCAGGTAGATGCCGAACATCACGTTGGCGGCCATCGCTGGCGGGAAGAATGCTCCTGCGAGCAGCACGTAGACCGGCAGTTTTGCGCTGCAGCTCATGAAGGGAATCGTCATGATGGTGGCGAGACGATCCGACCGGCTCTTGAGCGTTCGCGTCGCCATGATGGCCGGAATCGAGCAGCCGAAGCCGGTGATCATCGGAATGAACGACTTGCCGTGCAGGCCGAAGCGGTGCATCACCTTGTCGATCACGAAGGCCGCACGCGCCATGTAGCCAGAGGCTTCGAGGAACGACAGCCCCATGAAAAGCAGCACGATGTTTGGCAGGAACTCCACCACGCTGCCGACGCCTGAGATCACGCCGTCAACAAAGATCGAACGCACCATTCCGGCGGGCAAGTGCGGCGCGACGGTGTCCGAAAGCAGGTCGAAGGCGTAGGCGAGCGCCTCCACCAGCGGCTTGCCGAGCGTGAAGGTGAGCTGGAAGATCGCCCAGACGACGAGAAAAAAGACCGGCAGGCCGAGTACCCGGTTCAGCACCACCATGTCGATGTAGTCGCTCACCGAGGCTCGTGTGGCCTTCGGCAGGTGAACGCACTCCTGCATCGCGCCGCGCACGAAAGCGTGCCGGTCTTCGGTGATGAGCGCTTCGGGATCGGTGTTGTGCAGAATGCCGCACTCCGTGATCGCCTCCTGCAACGCCAGCTCGATTTTGACCCACACCGGAAATTTCTGCACCTGGGTGTAGACCTCGCGGTCGTTTTCAAGCAGCTTGATGGCGAGCCAGCGGTGGTTGGCTGCTGCGTCGAGTTCGCGCTCGTGAGCCAGCAGGAGGGCGATCTTGTCGATAGCCTTCTCGACCTCGGCGCTGAAGGTGATTTTGTTTTTCTTGATCTCGATTCGCCCTTCGCTGACGCTGACGATGTGGTCGAGCAGCTCGTCGAGCCCCTTGCGATTGCGCGCGGAGATCGGCACGATGTGGCTGCCGAAGAGCTGTTCGAGCTGGTCGAGATCGATGGAAATTCCTTTCTCCTCCACCTCGTCCATCATGTTGAGCGCCACGAGCAGATCGACTTCCATCTCCATGAGCTGCACGGTCAGCATGAGGTTGCGTTCGAGGTTGGTGCCCTCGACGACGTTCACCACCACATCTGGTTTCTCGTCGATGATGAAGCGGCGGGTGACGATCTCCTCCGGTGAGTACGGCGTCAGCGAATAGGTGCCGGGCAGATCGACCACGGTGATGCGGTAGCCTTTGTAATCGAGATAACCTTCGTGCTTTTCGATGGTTACGCCGGGGAAATTTCCTACGCGCTGGTGAGCGCCGGTCAGCGCGTTGAACAGCGAAGACTTGCCCGCGTTCGGATTTCCGGCAAGCGCGACCGTAATGGTTTTCTGCTGGCTCATGCGCGTTTTCCGAAACGGTGGCGTCTGCGGAAGCCCGGCCATCCGTGCGGATGCCCTTCGTCCCCGGCCAGTATGTGTACGGTAATCCCTTCGGCCTCGTTGCGTCGCATCGTGAGCAGCATGCCGTTGCAATTCACTTCTATGGGATCGCCGAGCGGAGCAAACCGCAGCACCTTAAGCTTCGCTCCTCTGACAAGACCCAAATCCATGAGGCGCCGCCTGACGGCAGGTTCTGCCGCCACCGAGGTCACCTCCGCCCGATCTCCGGCTTTCAACTCCGATAACTTCATCTCTATTTAATCCTCAGAAAATCAATGGCTTGTTGTCTTAAGTAAAATTAGTGTAAATAACGGTCCGGACAGACGAAAAGTTTTCCCGTATTGATGGCGGGGCAAAATTTCTGAAAAAAAAACAGGTTCTGCGATTAATCCTGCCCGTGAGCCACTTCCCGGCCCGCAAAGGGAGGCCAGCCCATCGTTTTGCCGCCGATCAGATGCGCATGGATGTGTCCGACGCTTTGCAGGGCGTCTTCGCCATTGTTGAACACCAGCCGGTAGCCCGATTCGAGCACTCCGGTCTTCTCGGCCACGATGCGTGCGGCAAGCAGAATCTGCGCGGCGATCTCCGAATCGCCATCCTTCAGATCGCTGAGCGACCGGATGTGCTCCAGCGGAATGATGAGCACATGGATGGGCGCGACCGGGTTGATGTCGTGAAATGCGGCCACGTGGTCATTTTTGTAAACCAGATTGGCCGGAATGTGCCCGGTGGCAATCTTGCAGAAAATGCAGTCTGGATCGTAACGTGTCATGGTGTTGTCGATTTATGAATGCTGAACTATTGTTTCTGGATGATAGACAGGCTCATGCTGCCACCCGAACCGATAAGCACCACCGTGATCGCCCCTTTGATTCCGGTCACGCTTCCCCGGTCACCCTCCTTTTCCGGAACGATCATCGAGGTGGTTTCAAACCCTTTTGCCTTGAGCACCGCTTCGTAATCCAGAAGAGCATGTTCCGGCAACCGCTCGATGGCCATGTCCCAGCTGTTTCCTTCAGGTGTTTCGGTTCTGATGATCTTTCTGATTGTGCCGTATGGATATCTTGGCACATCGGCGGGCGCATCATCCGGCCAAGGCTTTACCGCATCGGTAATCTCGACCGAGCCTTTGCCAGATTCGATCGTGACGGCTGTGGCATTATCGGCAGCCGCGGAAACCGGCTTGGGCGCAGTGTTTTGCTGTTCAGGCGCCTTATGGTTGCAGGCCCCGAGGATACTTGCAAGGGAAATGAGGTACAGACCTTTGGCGGTTTTGCTGAATACCTGCCGGCTCATGATTTTTCCTGATAGGTGGATGATAATAGCTTCATGCAGCACATGTAATATAAAAAGAGCGCCGACTGCGGCAACTTCGTCCACCCGGGGTAGCATAAAGGCGGTGCGATTACTACATTGTCTTCGATAAACTTCGTTAACATTTGTTCTCCCCCTTCGCCATGCTCCAACAGGCAAAATCCGGAGAACGTATTCAAACAATGGAACCTGACGATGATCAAACGACGCATATGCCACATGTTTGGCGCAATGATCCCTCTTCTGCTCGCTACCCTGTTCATGGCTGCCTGCAACGGAAACACCCCGAAGCGGGTCACCGACATTGACGGCAATACCTATGGAACGGTGAACATTGGCGGACATGTCTGGATGGCGGAAAACCTGCGAGTGACCCGTTACCGGAATGGCGATCCCATCGCGGAGGTGAAGGAGGGCGCCTCGTGGACCGCACAGACAGCCGGAGCGCGATGCTCTTACGACAACAGCCCGGAAAACGGTAAAACATACGGCTTTCTCTACAACTGGTATGCCGTCAGCGATCCGAGAGGTCTCGCTCCCGAAGGCTGGCACGTGGCTACTGACAAGGAGTGGCAGGCGCTGGCCGATGCTCTCGGCGGTGAACAGGAGGCCGGTGCTGGCCTGAAAGCTCCTGGAAAATGGGGCAATTCATCCGGAGAAACCCAAAGCAGCGGGTTCAATGCCTTGCCCTCCGGCGCTCGCCGGGATGCCGACGGTGTTTTCCTCATGCTCGGCCAGTTTGCGCGCTTCTGGACCTCCACGCCGGCCAGTAACGGCAAAGCTCTCGCCCGAGCTTTAGGCTTCTACGACAACGCCCTGCGCGTCGGAGAAGTTGTCCCCAGGAACGGCTTTGCCGTGCGGTGTGTCAAGGATTGACGAGGCGCACATTTTGCCCATCAGATACCAAAACGGCAACTACTCGCTCTGTTCCATCAACGGTTCTTTTTCTGTCGTCTCCGCTTCAGCGGCGGTGGCGACGAGCACTTCGGCGATGCGGAGGGAGCGGCGGCACTCTTCGATGTCGGGGCGGCGGTCAGCGAATTTGACCAGATCGGCCTCGTCGAGCAGCTTGATCAACTCCTGGCGGATGCTGATCCTTCGGGCGGCAAGTTCATCTGCGATCTCCTGGGTAACCATTTCCAGCGCGCCGAACTGGTAGCGCTTTTGGAGAAATTCCCGCAGGATGTTGCTGAGTGATTCGTATCCAGCGGCGGGCTGCAAGCCCTTGGAGAGTTGACGGTGGATCGCGCGGAGTCTGTTGCGCGCGGCTCGCCCCGGGTCGGCGAGATGACGGCGCAAAGCGGTGATGAGCAACTTGACAAAGTATCCGGCAAGCCCCAGCGCCGCCAGCGAGAGCAGCACTGGCACAAGCAGCCACGTCGGAAACGGCGCGCTGACCGGCGGCGCGATAGGGCGCAGCTCCGTGACGGTTGAGTCGGTCATGCTCAGCACTGTCACCGATTCGGAGGGGGTGATGACGAGACGTTCCGGTTCCGCCGCCGAAGCGTGTTTCGAGACGACCGTAAACCCCGGCAGCGGCTTACGGCCCGAGCCGAAAACAGCGAGTTCGGTATCCATCCGGAATTCGGCGCGGCCATCCGGCAGGTTTTTCGAGAAAGATTTGGTGCCGGTGATCTCGAACGGCGTGCCCTGGCCGGCTTTGAGCGAGACCACGGAGATCGAGTCACGGTGGTCGTGCTGCACGGTAATGACGTAGCGCAGCCGTTCCCCGGCAAAGAGGCTGTCTGGCTCGGCGCTCACCCTCACGTCGGCGGGACGGAGCGTGGCACTCACGGAGGCTGGAGGTATCGCCGTGCCGAGGCCGGCGGCCATAAGCAACGCTGCAAGTTTCGATTTACACCTTGCGCTCACGGTGCCGGAAGAATGCGTTCAGGCCGCCGATGATCGACTTGCCGGTATCGAGAAAGACCGCATCGACCTTCATGCGGCTCAGTTGCCGCTGCACCGCCTCGCGCTTCGCCCGCTGCTCCTTGGCGTAGCGGGCCAGAAAAGCGCGGCTTCCTGCATCGATTGTCAGGCGCTCGCCTGTCTCCGGATCGACCAGATCGAGCAGCCCGGAATGGGGAAGCTCGTGGTCGAGCGGGTCGCCGATGTGGATGAGCACGAATTCGTGGCGAGCGTTGAGCAGCTTCATGCCCCGCTCGTACTCCGAACCGAGCAGGTCGGTGAGCAGGAAAATAATCGACTTGCGCTTCTGCGTGCGGCGCAGGAATGAGAGTGCCGCATCGATGTCGGTTTTCCGCCCGCATTGCCGCATCGAGAAGATTTCGTTCAGAATGACCAGCGCGTGGGCGCGGCCTTTGCGGGGAGGAATGTAGGTCTCGACCGTGTCGCTAAAAACGAGCAGCCCCACCATGTCGTTGTTCTGCACGGCGCTGAAGGCGAGAATTGCCGAGACTTCGGCGGCCAGCTCCTTTTTCAGCCGTCCGCTGCCGAAGAGCATTGAACCGGAGCCGTCGAGCACCAGCATCAGGATGCGCTCGCGCTCCTCGGTGAAGATCTTGACGTACAGGTCGTTTTTGTGCGCCGAGGTGTTCCAGTCGATGGTGCGCACGTCGTCGCCATACTGGTACTCTCGCACCTGGCTGAACTCGATGCCGCGCCCTTTGAACGAGGAGTGGTACTCACCGCTGAACAGCTCGTTGACCAGCCGCCGCGAACGGATTTCGAGCTTGCGCACCATTGCGGAAAGCTCGCCAGGATCGGGCGCTCCGTTCCTGCCATTCCCCGTGCGGGAGTCTTCAGGGCACCTGGACATGTTCGAGAATGTTTCTGATGAAGTCCTCGGCCTTCATGTTTTCGGCCTCAGCTTCGTAGCTCGGGCGAACGCGGTGGCGCAGCACGTCATAGACGATGCTCTTGACATCCTCCGGTGTGGCATAGGCGCGGCGCTGCAAAAAGGCGTGAGCTTTCGAGGCAAGCAGAAGGAAAATCGAGGCTCGCGGCGACGCTCCGTATTCGATCATCGTCGAGAGACCGTCGAGGCCGTAACGCTCGGGCGATCGGGTGGCCGTGACCAGATCGACGATGTAGCGCTGCACCCGCTGATCGACGTAGATGCGATCCACCAGGCTCCGCGACCGGAACACCTCCTCCGGCTGGACGACCGCTTGCACCTCGATGGGAGCCTGCACCGCTGACGCCCGTTGCATCACCTCCAGCTCCTCCTCGAAGGTCGGGTACTCAACAATCACCTTCATCATGAATCGATCGAGCTGCGCCTCCGGCAGCATGTAGGTTCCCTCGTGCTCGACGGGGTTTTGGGTGGCCAGCACCATGAACGGTTCGCCGAGCGGGTAGGTGACATCGCCAATCGTCACCTGCTTCTCCTGCATCGCTTCGAGCAAGGCGGACTGCACCTTGGCTGGCGATCGGTTGATCTCGTCGGCGAGAATCACGTTGGCGAACACCGGGCCCATGCGCGGGTAGAACTCCATCGTTTTCGGATTGTAGATCATGGTGCCGATCAGGTCGGCGGGCAGCATGTCGGGTGTGAACTGGATGCGGTGGAACGAGAGGTTCATCGCAGACGCAAAGGTTCGCACGATGAGGGTCTTAGCAAGACCCGGCACCCCCTCGAGCAGCAAATGGCCGTTGGCGAGCAGGGCGATGATCACCCTGTCGATGACCGCGCCCTGGCCGATGATGGTGGAGGCAAGCACCTCTCGCACCCGGTCGATAAAAGCCGACTCCTCGGCAATTTGCCGCCCAAGCAATTCAAGATCCGTTTCCTGTTTCATGGGTGAGAGATGAATATTCGCGTGCTTTCAGTGAACAATGTAGAGGTTATGGACGACGTGGACAACTATCAATGATCAGTTCTTCACTCCTGCCAGAAAACACCTTTTATGCCAAACGCCAGCAGCACGAGACCGATGACGAGTGATGGCCAGGAGATCATGTCACCGATGTAGAAGGCGCTGTTGAGCAGCCCTATGCCTGGCGCGAAAAGCAGCACGAGATCGGCTCCGATGAGAATCATGAACGCCTTCAAAAAGCTTATCCTGACGCGCGGTTTGCTATTGTTCTCCTCTTTCTTAGCTTTGGCCATTACGCATTTCCTCTCTTGAGCGATGAATATTTTAGGGATAGAAACCAGTTGCGACGAAACCTCGGCGGCTGTCCTCAGCGATGGATCGGTCCGGTCGAACATTGTCAGTTCTCAGCGATGCCATACCGATTTCGGCGGTGTGGTGCCGGAGCTGGCTTCACGGGAGCATGAGCGACTGATCGTCTCGATCGTGGATGCCGCCATAACCGAAGCAAATATAGCAAAAAATGACCTCGATGTCATAGCCGCTACCGCCGGGCCGGGGCTGATCGGCGCGGTGATGGTGGGGCTTTGCTTTGCCGAGGGCCTGGCCTGGGCGCTTGGCAAGCCCTTCGTGCCGGTCAACCATGTCGAGGCGCACATCTTTTCACCCTTCATCAGCGACGAACCTGGCCACCGCGAGCCGAAGGGCGACTTCGTTTCGCTGACCGTCTCCGGAGGCCACACATTGCTGTCGGTCGTGCGGCAGGATCTGGGCTACGAGGTAATCGGACGCACCATCGACGACGCGGCGGGCGAGGCGTTCGACAAGACCGGCAAGATGCTTGGCCTCGGTTATCCGGCGGGGCCGGTGATCGACCGGCTTGCCCGCGAGGGCGATTCGGATTTCCACCGTTTTCCCCGAGCCCTGACCGCAAGTTCGCAGACAAGCAAGAGTTACCGGGGCAACTTCGACTTCAGCTTCTCTGGCCTCAAAACCTCCGTGCGCACCTGGCTCGAAGCTCACGACTCGGAGTATGTCCAAAAGCATCAGGCTGACCTTGCAGCCTCAATCCAGTCAGCGATTGTTGAGGTGCTGGTCGAAAAGAGCGTCGCCGCCGCGCTCTTGCATAAAGTCAATGCCATTTCGGTGGCGGGCGGCGTGAGCGCCAACTCCGGCCTCCGCTCGGCGATGCAGGCGGCCTGCGACCGGCACGGCATCGAACTCTTCATTCCCGCGCTCGCCTACTCGACCGACAATGCAGCAATGATCGCCACCATGGCGCAGTTGATGATTGCGCGAGGCAAGTACCGGATCGAGGATAATTCCTATGGCGTAGCGCCTTTTGCCCGCTTCGAGGCAGCCAGAAAAGGGGCGCGTTGAAATAGTTTGGGAAATAAATTATCTTCGGATTCGAAAAAAAAGCGCCCTATCCGGCCCGAATGTTGCCGGAGAGCCCAGCTCCGAATACCAACCGCAAGCTACTGACCATGTCTGACACCATCCTTGCCCTGATGCTCTTCGCCCCGCCAGCCGGAGGCGCGACGCCGAATCCGTTCGTCCAGCTCGTACCGCTCGTCCTGATCTTTGTCGTCTTTTACTTCTTCATGATCCGCCCGCAGCAGAAAAAACAGAAAGAGCGCGAATCGCTGCTCAACGACATCAAGCGCGGCGACCGGGTTGTTACCATCGGCGGCATTCATGGGACCGTCGCCGGGATCGAAACCGAGAAAAAAACGGTTCTTGTGCAGGTTGCCGACAACGTCAAGATCAAGTTCGAACGTTCGGCGATTGCCAACATAGAAAAACAGGAAACCGGCGACAAGCTCGCCTCGAAGGAGTAAGAAGCATCGATGCAGGAAATACCCGCAATTCTGGTTCTTGAAAACGGCTCGGTCTATCGCGGCACCGCCTTTGGCCATGCTGGTGAAGCGACAGGCGAAGTGGTTTTCAACACCTCGCTGACCGGCTATCAGGAAATTCTGACCGATCCGTCCTACACCGGACAGATGGTGGTTATGACCTACCCGCTCATTGGCAACTATGGCATTACGCCGAACGATAACGAGTCGAAGAAAATCTGGGCTTCGGCGCTGATTGTGCGTGAAGCCTCCAACGTTTACAGCAACTACGAATCGACCCGCAGCCTCGACGCGACACTCAAAGAGGCTGGCGTGATGGGGCTTGCCGGCATCGATACCCGAAAGCTGGTGAGAGAGATTCGCCAGAAAGGCGCGATGCGGGCGGTGATTTCGACCTTGTGCGATGACGTCGCGGCGCTCAAGGCGCAGGCGGCGGCCATTCCCGAGATGACCGGCCTCGACCTGGTGCAGCGCGTCACCACCGGAGAGCGCTACACGGTGGACAATCCCGACGCCAAATATCACGTCGTCGCTTTCGACTATGGCATTAAGACCAACATCATCCGCCAGCTCAACGCCGAGGGGTGCAAGGTCACGGTGGTCAACGCCAAAACCACCGCTGACGAGGTGCTCGCCATGAATCCCGATGGCATCTTTCTCTCGAACGGCCCTGGCGATCCTTTTGCGGTCACTTACGCCATCGACACCATCCGGGAGCTGGCCGCACGGAACAGCACGTTGCCGATCTTCGGCATCTGCCTTGGTCACCAGTTGCTTTCGCTCGCGTTCGGAGCGAAGACCTACAAGCTCAAGTTTGGCCATCACGGCGCGAATCATCCGGTAAAGAACCTCTTGAGCAACACGATCGAGATCACCTCGCAGAACCACGGCTTTGCCGTCGAAATGGAGAG
The nucleotide sequence above comes from Chlorobaculum tepidum TLS. Encoded proteins:
- the feoB gene encoding ferrous iron transport protein B, whose protein sequence is MSQQKTITVALAGNPNAGKSSLFNALTGAHQRVGNFPGVTIEKHEGYLDYKGYRITVVDLPGTYSLTPYSPEEIVTRRFIIDEKPDVVVNVVEGTNLERNLMLTVQLMEMEVDLLVALNMMDEVEEKGISIDLDQLEQLFGSHIVPISARNRKGLDELLDHIVSVSEGRIEIKKNKITFSAEVEKAIDKIALLLAHERELDAAANHRWLAIKLLENDREVYTQVQKFPVWVKIELALQEAITECGILHNTDPEALITEDRHAFVRGAMQECVHLPKATRASVSDYIDMVVLNRVLGLPVFFLVVWAIFQLTFTLGKPLVEALAYAFDLLSDTVAPHLPAGMVRSIFVDGVISGVGSVVEFLPNIVLLFMGLSFLEASGYMARAAFVIDKVMHRFGLHGKSFIPMITGFGCSIPAIMATRTLKSRSDRLATIMTIPFMSCSAKLPVYVLLAGAFFPPAMAANVMFGIYLLGIMIGLWTAWLLKSTVLKSDSEPFVMELPPYRWPTLTSVVFQARMKAVMYLKKAGTLILGAVIVIWAASNFPRSSALDAELAQEKAKIEATAVAPELKAEQLQKLKARIDAGQLEYSLAGRSGKLLEPLIRPLGFDWRIGISLVTGLAAKEVVVSTLGTIFSIGHAAGQTSLSQILRSDPSFSKATALSLMVFVLLYIPCVASVGVMKKEVGAWKPVLLYSVYVLAVAWIASFITYHLALLWL
- a CDS encoding fibrobacter succinogenes major paralogous domain-containing protein is translated as MIKRRICHMFGAMIPLLLATLFMAACNGNTPKRVTDIDGNTYGTVNIGGHVWMAENLRVTRYRNGDPIAEVKEGASWTAQTAGARCSYDNSPENGKTYGFLYNWYAVSDPRGLAPEGWHVATDKEWQALADALGGEQEAGAGLKAPGKWGNSSGETQSSGFNALPSGARRDADGVFLMLGQFARFWTSTPASNGKALARALGFYDNALRVGEVVPRNGFAVRCVKD
- a CDS encoding histidine triad nucleotide-binding protein encodes the protein MTRYDPDCIFCKIATGHIPANLVYKNDHVAAFHDINPVAPIHVLIIPLEHIRSLSDLKDGDSEIAAQILLAARIVAEKTGVLESGYRLVFNNGEDALQSVGHIHAHLIGGKTMGWPPFAGREVAHGQD
- the tsaD gene encoding tRNA (adenosine(37)-N6)-threonylcarbamoyltransferase complex transferase subunit TsaD codes for the protein MNILGIETSCDETSAAVLSDGSVRSNIVSSQRCHTDFGGVVPELASREHERLIVSIVDAAITEANIAKNDLDVIAATAGPGLIGAVMVGLCFAEGLAWALGKPFVPVNHVEAHIFSPFISDEPGHREPKGDFVSLTVSGGHTLLSVVRQDLGYEVIGRTIDDAAGEAFDKTGKMLGLGYPAGPVIDRLAREGDSDFHRFPRALTASSQTSKSYRGNFDFSFSGLKTSVRTWLEAHDSEYVQKHQADLAASIQSAIVEVLVEKSVAAALLHKVNAISVAGGVSANSGLRSAMQAACDRHGIELFIPALAYSTDNAAMIATMAQLMIARGKYRIEDNSYGVAPFARFEAARKGAR
- the yajC gene encoding preprotein translocase subunit YajC → MSDTILALMLFAPPAGGATPNPFVQLVPLVLIFVVFYFFMIRPQQKKQKERESLLNDIKRGDRVVTIGGIHGTVAGIETEKKTVLVQVADNVKIKFERSAIANIEKQETGDKLASKE
- the carA gene encoding glutamine-hydrolyzing carbamoyl-phosphate synthase small subunit, translated to MQEIPAILVLENGSVYRGTAFGHAGEATGEVVFNTSLTGYQEILTDPSYTGQMVVMTYPLIGNYGITPNDNESKKIWASALIVREASNVYSNYESTRSLDATLKEAGVMGLAGIDTRKLVREIRQKGAMRAVISTLCDDVAALKAQAAAIPEMTGLDLVQRVTTGERYTVDNPDAKYHVVAFDYGIKTNIIRQLNAEGCKVTVVNAKTTADEVLAMNPDGIFLSNGPGDPFAVTYAIDTIRELAARNSTLPIFGICLGHQLLSLAFGAKTYKLKFGHHGANHPVKNLLSNTIEITSQNHGFAVEMESLPGELELTHKNLYDMTVEGIRHRELPCFSVQYHPEAAPGPHDSHYLFKEFTELMERLKN
- a CDS encoding DUF58 domain-containing protein, with the translated sequence MSRCPEDSRTGNGRNGAPDPGELSAMVRKLEIRSRRLVNELFSGEYHSSFKGRGIEFSQVREYQYGDDVRTIDWNTSAHKNDLYVKIFTEERERILMLVLDGSGSMLFGSGRLKKELAAEVSAILAFSAVQNNDMVGLLVFSDTVETYIPPRKGRAHALVILNEIFSMRQCGRKTDIDAALSFLRRTQKRKSIIFLLTDLLGSEYERGMKLLNARHEFVLIHIGDPLDHELPHSGLLDLVDPETGERLTIDAGSRAFLARYAKEQRAKREAVQRQLSRMKVDAVFLDTGKSIIGGLNAFFRHRERKV
- a CDS encoding FeoA family protein, translated to MKLSELKAGDRAEVTSVAAEPAVRRRLMDLGLVRGAKLKVLRFAPLGDPIEVNCNGMLLTMRRNEAEGITVHILAGDEGHPHGWPGFRRRHRFGKRA
- a CDS encoding AAA family ATPase, which encodes MKQETDLELLGRQIAEESAFIDRVREVLASTIIGQGAVIDRVIIALLANGHLLLEGVPGLAKTLIVRTFASAMNLSFHRIQFTPDMLPADLIGTMIYNPKTMEFYPRMGPVFANVILADEINRSPAKVQSALLEAMQEKQVTIGDVTYPLGEPFMVLATQNPVEHEGTYMLPEAQLDRFMMKVIVEYPTFEEELEVMQRASAVQAPIEVQAVVQPEEVFRSRSLVDRIYVDQRVQRYIVDLVTATRSPERYGLDGLSTMIEYGASPRASIFLLLASKAHAFLQRRAYATPEDVKSIVYDVLRHRVRPSYEAEAENMKAEDFIRNILEHVQVP